A window of Streptomyces sp. SAI-127 contains these coding sequences:
- a CDS encoding peptidoglycan-binding domain-containing protein produces the protein MAESNGHLCPECGAPRGTDNTPSCGCNQRASDALRDTRTAEAAAAEDFDPLRIRPYVELDDETAPVPKAPAPDATMPLRVPAPPPTAPSRTDLNLFEVEADSSAPGRTTDGPPRRTRRRTVLLAAAGAVVTVAAATAFAGGLFTYESPSRDEAARKNVRPAVPDATTTAASASPSTAAASVRPSSAPPSATASASPSASPSPSRSSASPSPSLSAEPSATPTASAATDSAAGSDAAREVAPQVLRRGSEGPEVVELELRLTQVGLYARKASGHYNEGVEDAVAAYQWQRGIQVPEHGVYDLATRERLESETTEP, from the coding sequence ATGGCGGAGTCGAACGGCCATCTGTGCCCGGAGTGCGGGGCGCCGAGAGGGACCGACAACACCCCGTCCTGCGGGTGCAACCAGCGCGCGTCGGACGCACTGCGGGACACGCGTACAGCGGAGGCGGCCGCGGCGGAGGACTTCGATCCGCTGCGCATACGGCCGTACGTGGAGTTGGACGACGAGACCGCACCGGTGCCGAAGGCGCCCGCGCCGGACGCCACGATGCCGTTACGCGTGCCGGCACCGCCGCCGACCGCCCCGAGCCGCACGGACCTGAACCTGTTCGAGGTGGAGGCGGACTCCTCCGCACCCGGCCGGACCACCGACGGGCCGCCGCGCCGCACCCGACGCCGTACCGTCCTCCTCGCCGCCGCCGGGGCGGTCGTGACGGTCGCCGCCGCGACCGCCTTCGCCGGCGGGCTGTTCACGTACGAGTCGCCGTCGCGGGACGAGGCGGCACGGAAGAACGTACGGCCGGCGGTCCCGGATGCGACGACGACCGCGGCGTCGGCGTCCCCGTCCACGGCAGCGGCGTCCGTACGGCCGTCCTCCGCGCCCCCGTCCGCCACGGCGAGCGCGAGTCCGTCGGCCTCCCCGTCCCCGTCGAGGTCCAGCGCCTCGCCCAGCCCGTCACTGTCCGCCGAGCCCTCGGCGACCCCGACGGCCTCCGCCGCGACGGATTCGGCGGCCGGGTCCGACGCGGCACGCGAGGTCGCTCCGCAGGTTCTGCGGCGCGGGTCCGAGGGGCCGGAGGTCGTCGAGCTCGAGCTGCGGCTCACCCAGGTCGGGCTGTACGCGCGCAAGGCGAGCGGGCACTACAACGAGGGGGTCGAGGACGCGGTCGCCGCGTATCAGTGGCAGCGGGGGATTCAGGTGCCGGAGCACGGGGTGTACGACCTGGCGACCCGGGAGCGGCTGGAGTCGGAGACCACTGAGCCATAG
- a CDS encoding MDR family MFS transporter translates to MAAHPHGMTGNVRDEQEQHVSGNVLVSIGALLLGMLLAALDQTIVSTALPTIVSDLGGMEHLSWVVTAYLLASTAATPLWGKLGDQYGRKRLFQTAIVIFLIGSALCGMAQDMTQLIAFRALQGLGGGGLMVLSMAIVGDLVPPRERGRYQGLFGAVFGATSVLGPLLGGLFTEHLSWRWVFYVNLPVGVVALAVIAVVLRIPRKSTKHVIDYLGTFLIAAVATCLVLVASLGGNTWAWGSLQIVGLAVLGVLLAVAFVGVERRAAEPVLPLKLFRVRTFTLSAVISFIVGFAMFGAMTYLPTFLQVVQGVSPTMSGVHMLPMVFGLLLSSTVSGQIVSRTGRWKVFPVAGTAVTTLGLLLLHRLDESSSTWVMSLYFCVFGLGLGLVMQVLVLIVQNAVSYEDLGVATSGATFFRSIGASFGVAIFGTVFANRLGDKLAEALRGAQLPPGISVSGLEADSRGLAELPGSVRPEALHAYASSITDVFLYAAPVAFLGFVLAWFLKEDRLRGSVTAPDVTETLASNPVQRSSYDEVCRALSVLGTREGRREVYRDITTRAGYDLLPASSWLVLRMRKYGWVEPALLAERTSVPLSAIIEGARQVEGRGLATREGLDLLLTEPGHEVAARLAAAREASLGELLGDWWGPDRPTDLAQLVKDLNDELCGSDREQPHEGPTARFS, encoded by the coding sequence ATGGCCGCGCACCCGCACGGTATGACGGGGAATGTGAGAGACGAACAAGAACAACACGTCTCCGGCAACGTCCTCGTCTCCATCGGGGCCCTGCTCCTCGGGATGCTGCTCGCCGCGCTGGACCAGACGATCGTGTCCACCGCGCTGCCCACGATCGTCAGCGATCTCGGCGGCATGGAGCACCTGTCGTGGGTGGTGACCGCGTATCTGCTGGCGTCCACGGCCGCCACGCCGCTGTGGGGCAAGCTCGGGGACCAGTACGGGCGCAAGCGGTTGTTCCAGACCGCGATCGTGATTTTCCTGATCGGGTCCGCCCTGTGCGGCATGGCCCAGGACATGACCCAGTTGATCGCCTTCCGGGCCCTGCAGGGGCTGGGCGGCGGCGGGTTGATGGTGTTGTCGATGGCGATCGTCGGCGATCTCGTTCCGCCGCGCGAACGGGGGCGCTATCAGGGGCTGTTCGGAGCCGTGTTCGGGGCGACGAGCGTGCTCGGGCCGTTGCTGGGCGGGCTGTTCACCGAGCATCTGAGCTGGCGGTGGGTCTTCTACGTCAACCTTCCGGTGGGCGTGGTCGCGCTGGCCGTGATCGCCGTGGTGCTGCGGATTCCCCGTAAGTCGACGAAGCACGTCATCGACTACCTCGGGACCTTTCTCATCGCCGCCGTCGCCACGTGTCTGGTGCTGGTGGCTTCGCTGGGCGGGAACACCTGGGCGTGGGGGTCGCTCCAGATCGTCGGGCTCGCGGTGCTGGGGGTGCTGCTGGCGGTCGCGTTCGTGGGGGTCGAGCGGCGGGCCGCCGAGCCCGTGCTGCCCCTGAAACTGTTCCGGGTGCGGACCTTCACCCTGTCCGCCGTCATCAGCTTCATCGTCGGCTTCGCGATGTTCGGGGCCATGACCTATCTGCCCACCTTCCTCCAGGTGGTGCAGGGTGTCTCACCGACGATGTCCGGTGTGCACATGCTGCCCATGGTGTTCGGGCTGCTGCTGTCCTCGACCGTTTCCGGGCAGATCGTCAGCCGTACCGGGCGCTGGAAGGTGTTCCCGGTGGCCGGGACCGCGGTCACCACGCTCGGGCTGCTGCTTCTGCACCGGCTCGACGAGAGCAGTTCCACCTGGGTGATGAGCCTCTACTTCTGCGTGTTCGGGCTGGGGCTCGGGCTGGTCATGCAGGTGCTCGTGCTGATCGTGCAGAACGCCGTGTCGTACGAGGATCTCGGCGTCGCCACGTCCGGCGCGACCTTCTTCCGGTCCATCGGGGCGTCCTTCGGGGTCGCCATCTTCGGGACCGTGTTCGCGAACCGCCTCGGGGACAAGCTGGCCGAGGCCCTGCGGGGCGCCCAACTGCCGCCCGGAATCTCGGTCTCGGGGCTCGAGGCCGATTCCCGGGGGCTCGCGGAGCTGCCGGGCTCGGTGCGGCCCGAGGCACTGCACGCGTACGCCTCGTCGATCACCGACGTCTTCCTCTACGCCGCGCCCGTGGCGTTCCTCGGGTTCGTGCTCGCGTGGTTCCTCAAGGAGGACCGGCTGCGGGGGTCGGTCACCGCACCCGACGTCACGGAGACGCTGGCCAGCAACCCCGTGCAGCGGTCGTCGTACGACGAGGTGTGCCGGGCGTTGTCGGTGCTCGGGACCCGGGAGGGGCGGCGGGAGGTCTACCGGGACATCACCACGCGGGCCGGGTACGACCTGTTGCCCGCGTCGAGTTGGCTGGTGCTGCGGATGCGGAAGTACGGGTGGGTGGAACCGGCGCTGCTCGCCGAGCGCACGTCCGTGCCGCTGAGCGCGATCATCGAGGGGGCGCGGCAGGTGGAGGGGCGGGGGCTGGCGACGCGGGAGGGGCTTGATCTGCTGCTCACCGAGCCGGGCCACGAGGTCGCCGCGCGGCTCGCGGCGGCCCGGGAGGCGTCGTTGGGGGAGTTGCTGGGGGACTGGTGGGGGCCCGACCGGCCCACTGATCTCGCCCAGCTGGTGAAGGATCTGAACGACGAGTTGTGCGGCTCCGACCGGGAACAGCCGCACGAGGGGCCGACGGCCCGGTTCTCCTGA
- a CDS encoding cytochrome P450 has protein sequence MSCPALPDGFDFTDPDLLQSRVPLPEFAELRRAEPVRWIPQPGNVAGFQDEGYWAVTRHADVKYVSTHPEIFSSYLNTAIIRFNERIDRDAIDAQRLILLNMDPPEHTRVRGIVQRVFTPRAIRALEERLRNRALSIVDTARALPGASFDFVTQVACELPLQAIAELIGIPQDDRAKIFDWSNKMISYDDPEYAISEEVGQESAMEVIAYAMNMAADRKQCPAKDIVTTLVAAEDEGNLNSDEFGFFVLMLAVAGNETTRNAITHGMHAFLTHPDQWELYKAERPSTAAEEIVRWAAPVNSFQRTATQDTELGGKQIKKGDRVGIFYAAANHDPEVFENPDVFDITRDPNPHLGFGGGGPHYCLGKSLAVLEIDLIFNAIADAMPNLRAAGDPRRLRSAWINGVKELQVTLS, from the coding sequence ATGTCGTGTCCAGCGCTTCCCGACGGGTTCGACTTCACCGACCCCGACCTGCTGCAAAGTCGCGTACCGCTGCCGGAGTTCGCCGAACTGCGCCGGGCCGAACCGGTGCGCTGGATCCCCCAGCCGGGGAACGTCGCCGGCTTCCAGGACGAGGGGTACTGGGCGGTCACCCGGCACGCGGACGTCAAGTACGTCTCCACCCACCCGGAGATCTTCTCGTCGTACCTCAACACGGCGATCATCCGCTTCAACGAACGCATCGATCGCGACGCGATAGACGCGCAACGGCTGATCCTGCTCAACATGGACCCGCCCGAGCACACCCGCGTCCGCGGAATCGTCCAGCGCGTCTTCACCCCGAGGGCCATCCGCGCCCTGGAGGAACGCCTCCGCAACCGCGCCCTGTCGATCGTCGACACCGCGCGGGCCCTGCCCGGCGCCTCCTTCGACTTCGTCACCCAGGTCGCCTGCGAACTGCCCCTCCAGGCCATCGCCGAGCTCATCGGCATCCCGCAGGACGACCGGGCGAAGATCTTCGACTGGTCCAACAAGATGATCTCGTACGACGATCCGGAGTACGCGATCAGTGAGGAGGTCGGCCAGGAGTCGGCCATGGAGGTCATCGCCTACGCGATGAACATGGCGGCCGACCGCAAGCAGTGCCCGGCGAAGGACATCGTCACGACCCTGGTGGCGGCGGAGGACGAGGGCAACCTGAACTCCGACGAGTTCGGCTTCTTCGTGCTGATGCTGGCGGTCGCGGGCAACGAGACGACCCGCAACGCCATCACCCATGGCATGCACGCCTTCCTCACCCACCCCGACCAGTGGGAGCTCTACAAGGCGGAGCGCCCCTCGACGGCGGCGGAGGAGATCGTCCGCTGGGCCGCCCCGGTCAACTCCTTCCAGCGCACGGCCACCCAGGACACCGAGCTGGGCGGCAAGCAGATCAAGAAGGGCGACCGCGTGGGCATCTTCTACGCCGCCGCCAACCACGACCCCGAGGTCTTCGAGAACCCGGACGTCTTCGACATCACCCGCGACCCCAACCCGCACCTCGGCTTCGGCGGCGGAGGCCCGCACTACTGCCTCGGCAAGTCCCTGGCGGTCCTGGAGATCGACCTGATCTTCAACGCGATCGCCGACGCCATGCCGAACCTCCGCGCAGCCGGCGACCCACGCCGCCTGCGCTCGGCGTGGATCAACGGCGTCAAGGAACTCCAGGTCACCCTGAGCTGA
- a CDS encoding helix-turn-helix transcriptional regulator — protein MTGIHSLDPGASPGDYYGFELRRLREAAHLTQRQLGDILSYTGSLVGQIETARKVPTPEFSERADAALGSDGLLTRLVDLVLRSQLPAWFQQVAELEARATEICTFQATMIHGLLQTPAYARATLSALRRNNLDDRTAVRLARQRIFEKEEPPVFWMVISEAALYQEIGDEETMRGQLTHLLSFESDPRINIQVLPFSAGAHAGLTGSFNLYRFGGDHTIVYTEGYGSGHPTANPDTVKDCSLRYDHLRAAALSLKDSAELIRRAMEDRYGEQLA, from the coding sequence GTGACCGGCATTCACTCCCTCGACCCCGGCGCCTCACCCGGCGACTACTACGGTTTCGAGCTGCGCCGACTCCGAGAAGCCGCCCACCTGACCCAGCGTCAACTCGGCGACATCCTCAGCTACACCGGCTCACTGGTCGGCCAGATCGAGACGGCGAGGAAGGTCCCGACACCGGAGTTCAGCGAGCGGGCGGACGCGGCGCTGGGGTCGGACGGGCTGCTGACCCGTCTCGTCGACCTGGTGCTGCGCAGCCAACTTCCCGCCTGGTTTCAGCAGGTTGCCGAACTGGAGGCACGGGCGACCGAGATCTGCACCTTCCAGGCCACCATGATCCACGGACTGCTGCAGACCCCCGCCTACGCCCGCGCCACACTCAGCGCACTCCGACGGAACAACCTCGACGACCGCACCGCCGTACGACTGGCTCGTCAGCGGATCTTCGAAAAGGAAGAGCCACCGGTCTTCTGGATGGTCATCAGCGAGGCCGCGCTGTACCAGGAGATCGGCGACGAGGAAACGATGCGTGGCCAACTGACCCATCTGTTGTCCTTCGAGAGCGATCCCCGGATCAACATCCAGGTGCTGCCGTTCTCCGCAGGGGCGCACGCCGGACTGACTGGCTCGTTCAACCTCTACCGATTCGGCGGCGACCACACCATCGTCTACACGGAGGGATACGGCAGCGGACATCCGACCGCGAATCCGGACACCGTCAAGGACTGCTCGCTCCGTTACGATCATCTTCGAGCCGCCGCTCTATCCCTCAAGGACTCGGCGGAGTTGATCCGGCGCGCGATGGAGGACCGCTATGGAGAGCAACTGGCGTAA
- a CDS encoding DUF397 domain-containing protein, giving the protein MESNWRKSSYSSDQGGDCVEIAETTSTVSVRDSKTPAGPILTIDPAAFTSFVDWTSTTAG; this is encoded by the coding sequence ATGGAGAGCAACTGGCGTAAGTCCAGCTACAGCAGCGACCAGGGCGGTGATTGCGTGGAGATCGCCGAGACGACCAGCACCGTATCCGTCCGCGACTCCAAGACCCCGGCGGGACCGATCCTCACGATCGACCCCGCCGCCTTCACCAGCTTCGTCGACTGGACGTCTACAACCGCTGGATGA
- a CDS encoding O-methyltransferase, giving the protein MSESKLWDDVDDYFTTHLAPEDDALRAALRDSEAAGLPSIAVTAPQGKLLQLLAQIQGARTVLELGTLGGYSTIWLARALPADGRLVSLEYSPVNAEVANRNIARAGLDKIAEVRVGPALESLPQLADENPPPFDLVFIDADKGNNPHYVEWALKLTSAGSLIVVDNVVRGGRVADPGNPASDVQGTRTALELIGQHPRLSATAIQTVGSKGYDGFALARVLP; this is encoded by the coding sequence ATGAGCGAGTCGAAGCTCTGGGACGACGTCGACGACTACTTCACCACCCATCTGGCCCCGGAGGACGATGCACTCCGGGCGGCCTTGCGCGACAGCGAGGCCGCCGGCCTGCCGTCCATCGCCGTGACGGCACCACAGGGCAAGCTTCTTCAGCTCCTGGCCCAGATCCAGGGCGCCCGCACGGTCCTGGAGCTCGGCACGCTCGGCGGCTACAGCACGATCTGGCTGGCCCGCGCCCTGCCCGCCGACGGCCGTCTGGTCTCACTGGAGTACAGCCCGGTCAACGCCGAGGTCGCGAACCGCAACATCGCCCGCGCGGGCCTCGACAAGATCGCCGAGGTGCGGGTGGGCCCGGCCCTGGAGTCCCTGCCCCAGCTGGCCGACGAGAACCCGCCCCCCTTCGACCTGGTCTTCATCGACGCCGACAAGGGCAACAACCCGCACTACGTGGAGTGGGCGCTCAAGCTCACCAGCGCGGGCAGCCTGATCGTGGTGGACAACGTCGTACGGGGCGGCCGGGTCGCCGATCCCGGCAACCCCGCCTCCGACGTCCAGGGCACCCGCACCGCGCTCGAACTGATCGGACAGCACCCGAGGCTGAGCGCCACGGCGATCCAGACGGTGGGCAGCAAGGGCTACGACGGCTTCGCGCTGGCGCGCGTGCTGCCGTGA
- a CDS encoding bifunctional glycosyltransferase 87/phosphatase PAP2 family protein yields MANAEHSGTTEVQARLRAARLALWLVAAFLAVRQVAVVLSTPRGERLTDLETWVGPDGVLHVKGSLYDSTQFTGTPFGGLVLKPLTRAAEQALGWGWTFGTLLLVVALGLVAARALPQPVDRRTSLLAAPVAISLLMLSLPVRNTLYLGQTSIMPVLLVLVACFVVRGERLSGLLIGLAAALQPTVLLFAPLLWFTGRRRGALTTGATFAAGTALAWAAMPHDSYTYWVHHIAGTGLGGPADDLSNQSLHGLLLRLGVAGPLEISLFLVLGVAVAALGVRRAVRYARDGQLLLAVAITGCAAIAVSPTTWQHQLLWVLLAVVGRVGKRASDRYVWPVAVVVVMTLPASMMLPHISALYTLRDNVVLLAALAAATVIPFLSRTSPYYQAPIPTDYAAPVPARLRRVPLLPFLRRVLTRPNLLLELLLIRVTYAAYQQVRLAATGGSNSAGRATAEEHGRQILDLEQWLHIDIEHWANHAVVKVDWLRNFFDFYYESFHFVVPLSVLAVLYWRRPGDYRWARASLGFTTLLALVGFWLYPLAPPRLMPGLGVIDTVHGVQDFSKPDYGTLTALTNQYAAMPSLHFGWSLWCGVVIAIIAPRWWMKGLGLLHPLFTVSAIVATGNHWVLDAAGGAAVVAGGFGLSYLFQGPRARVVAVAAEADAERADRLVKRSARNTGTGVSSG; encoded by the coding sequence GTGGCGAATGCGGAGCACAGTGGGACTACGGAGGTCCAGGCGCGGCTGCGCGCGGCCAGGCTGGCCCTGTGGCTGGTGGCCGCGTTCCTCGCCGTCAGACAGGTGGCCGTCGTCCTCAGTACCCCCAGAGGCGAGCGGCTGACGGACCTGGAGACCTGGGTCGGCCCGGACGGCGTCCTGCATGTGAAGGGTTCGCTGTACGACTCGACGCAGTTCACCGGTACCCCGTTCGGGGGACTCGTCCTGAAGCCGCTCACCCGTGCCGCCGAACAGGCTCTCGGCTGGGGCTGGACCTTCGGCACCCTGCTCCTGGTCGTCGCCCTCGGCCTCGTCGCCGCCCGCGCTCTCCCCCAGCCGGTCGACCGCCGCACCTCCCTGCTCGCCGCGCCGGTCGCGATCAGCCTTCTCATGCTGTCGCTGCCCGTGCGCAACACGCTCTACCTCGGGCAGACCAGCATCATGCCCGTCCTGCTGGTCCTGGTCGCCTGCTTCGTCGTACGAGGTGAGCGGCTCAGCGGCCTGCTCATCGGTCTCGCCGCCGCCCTCCAGCCCACGGTCCTGCTCTTCGCGCCCCTGCTCTGGTTCACCGGCCGCCGCCGGGGCGCCCTGACCACGGGCGCGACCTTCGCCGCCGGCACCGCGCTGGCCTGGGCCGCGATGCCGCACGACTCGTACACCTACTGGGTGCACCACATCGCGGGCACCGGACTCGGCGGTCCCGCCGACGACCTCTCCAACCAGTCACTGCACGGCCTGCTGCTGCGTCTGGGTGTGGCCGGACCGCTGGAGATCTCCCTCTTCCTGGTCCTGGGTGTGGCCGTCGCCGCGCTGGGCGTGCGGCGGGCCGTGCGCTACGCCCGTGACGGCCAGCTGCTGCTCGCCGTCGCGATCACCGGGTGCGCGGCGATCGCCGTCTCGCCGACCACCTGGCAGCACCAGCTGCTGTGGGTGCTGCTCGCGGTCGTCGGGCGGGTCGGCAAGCGCGCCTCCGACCGGTACGTGTGGCCCGTGGCCGTCGTCGTGGTGATGACCCTCCCGGCGTCGATGATGCTGCCGCACATCTCGGCGCTGTACACCCTGCGGGACAACGTGGTGCTGCTGGCCGCGCTCGCCGCCGCCACGGTGATTCCCTTCCTGTCGCGGACCTCGCCGTACTACCAGGCGCCGATCCCCACGGACTACGCCGCGCCGGTACCCGCGCGGCTGCGGCGGGTGCCGCTGCTGCCGTTCCTGCGGCGGGTGCTGACCCGGCCGAATCTGCTCCTCGAGCTGCTGCTGATTCGTGTCACCTACGCCGCCTACCAGCAGGTCAGACTCGCGGCCACCGGCGGAAGCAACTCCGCGGGGCGGGCCACCGCCGAGGAGCACGGCCGGCAGATCCTCGACCTCGAGCAGTGGCTGCACATCGACATCGAGCACTGGGCCAACCACGCGGTCGTCAAGGTCGACTGGCTGCGGAACTTCTTCGACTTCTACTACGAGTCCTTCCACTTCGTGGTGCCGCTGAGCGTGCTGGCCGTCCTGTACTGGCGGCGGCCGGGGGACTACCGGTGGGCCCGGGCCTCGCTCGGCTTCACGACCCTGCTGGCCCTCGTCGGGTTCTGGCTCTATCCGCTGGCACCGCCGCGGCTCATGCCGGGGCTGGGGGTCATCGACACCGTGCACGGCGTACAGGACTTCTCCAAGCCGGACTACGGGACCTTGACCGCCCTGACCAACCAGTACGCGGCGATGCCCTCGCTGCACTTCGGGTGGTCGCTGTGGTGCGGGGTCGTCATCGCGATCATCGCGCCCCGGTGGTGGATGAAGGGGCTCGGGCTGCTGCACCCGCTGTTCACCGTTTCGGCGATCGTGGCCACCGGTAACCACTGGGTGCTGGATGCGGCGGGGGGCGCGGCGGTCGTCGCCGGTGGGTTCGGGCTGTCGTATCTGTTCCAGGGGCCGCGGGCCCGGGTGGTGGCCGTTGCCGCGGAGGCCGACGCGGAGCGGGCCGACCGCCTGGTGAAGCGGTCGGCCCGGAACACCGGGACAGGAGTCAGCTCAGGGTGA
- a CDS encoding steroid 3-ketoacyl-CoA thiolase — protein MAAEPVIVEAVRTPIGRRGGALANLHPAYLLGETYRELLGRTGIPADAVEQIVGGTVTHAGEQSMNPARTAWLTVGLPYETAATTVDCQCGSSQQASHMVANMVAAGVIDVGISCGVEAMSRVPLGSGSKQGPGKPFPDEWNVDLPNQFEAAERIARHRGLTRENVDSLGLVSQERAAVAWSEERFKRETFAVQVPTTEDEQRAGQGMWRLVDRDEGLRDTSMEALAGLKPVMPTAIHTAGNSSQISDGAAAIMWASKRMARALKLKPRARIVAQALVGADPHFHLDGPIDATRAVLGKAGMSLKDIDLVEINEAFASVVLSWAQVFEQGLEKVNVNGGAIALGHPVGATGARLITTALHELERADKEFALITMCAGGGLATGTIIQRL, from the coding sequence ATGGCCGCCGAACCCGTGATCGTCGAAGCCGTCCGCACTCCCATCGGCAGGCGCGGCGGCGCGCTCGCCAATCTGCATCCCGCCTACCTGTTGGGCGAGACCTACCGTGAACTCCTCGGCCGTACCGGCATCCCCGCCGACGCGGTGGAACAGATCGTCGGCGGCACGGTCACCCACGCCGGCGAACAGTCCATGAACCCCGCGCGCACCGCCTGGCTGACCGTCGGGCTGCCGTACGAGACGGCGGCGACGACGGTCGACTGCCAGTGCGGCTCGTCCCAGCAGGCCTCCCACATGGTCGCCAACATGGTCGCGGCCGGGGTCATCGACGTCGGCATCAGCTGCGGTGTCGAGGCGATGTCCCGGGTGCCGCTGGGGTCGGGGTCGAAGCAAGGGCCCGGGAAGCCGTTCCCGGACGAGTGGAACGTCGACCTGCCGAACCAGTTCGAGGCGGCCGAACGCATCGCACGCCACCGGGGGTTGACCCGCGAGAACGTCGACTCGCTCGGTCTGGTCTCGCAGGAGCGGGCGGCCGTCGCCTGGTCCGAGGAGCGCTTCAAGCGGGAGACGTTCGCGGTCCAGGTGCCGACCACCGAGGACGAACAGCGCGCCGGGCAGGGCATGTGGCGTCTGGTCGACCGGGACGAGGGGCTGCGCGACACGTCCATGGAGGCGCTGGCGGGCCTCAAGCCGGTCATGCCGACGGCGATCCACACGGCGGGCAACTCCTCCCAGATCAGCGACGGCGCCGCGGCGATCATGTGGGCGTCGAAGCGGATGGCGCGGGCGCTGAAGCTGAAGCCGCGGGCCCGGATCGTGGCACAGGCGCTGGTCGGGGCCGACCCGCACTTCCACCTCGACGGTCCGATCGACGCGACCCGTGCGGTGCTCGGCAAGGCGGGCATGTCCCTGAAGGACATCGACCTCGTCGAGATCAACGAGGCCTTCGCGTCCGTGGTGCTCAGCTGGGCCCAGGTCTTCGAGCAGGGCCTGGAGAAGGTCAACGTCAACGGCGGCGCGATCGCGCTCGGGCACCCGGTGGGAGCCACCGGGGCCCGGCTCATCACGACGGCCCTGCATGAACTGGAGCGCGCGGACAAGGAGTTCGCGCTGATCACGATGTGTGCGGGGGGCGGACTGGCCACCGGCACGATCATCCAGCGGTTGTAG
- the proP gene encoding glycine betaine/L-proline transporter ProP: protein MPSAPALTHPVHAPRDPDTPDAVVVDPALVKRAVKAAALGNAMEWFDFGVYSYIAVTLGKVFFPSGDPTAQLLSTFGAFAAAFLVRPLGGLVFGPLGDRVGRQKVLAVTMIMMAAGTFAIGLIPSYATIGVGAPLLLLAARLVQGFSTGGEYAGASTFIAEYAPDKKRGFLGSWLEFGTLAGYIAGAGLVTLMTALLSTEDLVSWGWRIPFLIAGPMGVIGLYLRLRLEETPAFAAEAEKAESSRPKVPLREMITGQWQALLLCVGLVLVFNVTDYMLLSYMPSYLTSELKYDETHGLLVVLAVMALMMVVQPFAGALSDRVGRRPVIAAGCAGFLLLSVPALLLIRQGSLFAIALGMGALGLLLVCFTAAMPSALPALFPTRVRYGSLSVGFNISVSLFGGTTPLVVTALIGATGNMMMPAYYMMAAAVIGGVAVWFMTESAGRPLPGSPPQR, encoded by the coding sequence TTGCCGAGTGCCCCAGCCCTCACCCATCCCGTCCACGCCCCTCGCGACCCCGACACCCCCGATGCCGTCGTCGTCGATCCGGCCCTCGTGAAGCGTGCCGTCAAGGCCGCCGCACTGGGCAACGCCATGGAGTGGTTCGACTTCGGCGTCTACAGCTACATCGCCGTCACCCTGGGCAAGGTCTTCTTCCCGTCCGGCGATCCGACCGCCCAGCTCCTGTCGACGTTCGGCGCCTTCGCCGCGGCCTTCCTCGTCCGCCCGCTCGGCGGCCTGGTCTTCGGCCCGCTGGGCGACCGGGTGGGCCGCCAGAAGGTCCTCGCCGTGACCATGATCATGATGGCGGCCGGCACCTTCGCCATCGGCCTGATCCCGTCGTACGCCACGATCGGCGTCGGCGCCCCGCTGCTGCTCCTGGCCGCCCGCCTGGTCCAGGGCTTCTCCACCGGCGGCGAGTACGCGGGCGCGTCCACCTTCATCGCCGAGTACGCGCCCGACAAGAAGCGCGGCTTCCTCGGCAGCTGGCTGGAGTTCGGCACGCTGGCCGGTTACATCGCCGGCGCCGGTCTGGTCACGCTGATGACGGCCCTGCTGTCCACCGAGGACCTGGTGTCCTGGGGCTGGCGGATCCCGTTCCTGATCGCGGGCCCGATGGGCGTCATCGGCCTCTATCTGCGGCTGCGCCTGGAGGAGACCCCGGCGTTCGCGGCGGAGGCCGAGAAGGCCGAGTCGAGCCGCCCGAAGGTCCCGCTGCGCGAGATGATCACCGGCCAGTGGCAGGCCCTGCTGCTCTGCGTGGGTCTGGTCCTGGTCTTCAACGTCACCGACTACATGCTGCTGTCGTACATGCCGAGCTATCTGACCAGCGAGCTGAAGTACGACGAGACACACGGCCTGCTCGTCGTCCTCGCGGTGATGGCGCTGATGATGGTCGTCCAGCCCTTCGCGGGCGCCCTGAGCGACCGCGTCGGCCGCCGCCCGGTGATCGCCGCGGGCTGCGCGGGCTTCCTGCTGCTCTCGGTACCGGCCCTGCTGCTGATCCGTCAGGGCAGCCTGTTCGCGATCGCGCTCGGCATGGGCGCGCTGGGCCTGCTCCTGGTCTGCTTCACGGCGGCGATGCCCTCGGCCCTCCCGGCCCTCTTCCCGACCCGGGTGCGCTACGGCTCCCTCTCGGTGGGCTTCAACATCTCGGTGTCCCTCTTCGGCGGCACGACCCCGCTGGTGGTGACGGCCCTGATCGGCGCGACCGGGAACATGATGATGCCCGCCTACTACATGATGGCCGCGGCCGTGATCGGCGGCGTGGCGGTGTGGTTCATGACGGAGTCTGCGGGCCGGCCACTGCCGGGCTCGCCGCCGCAGCGGTAA